ACTGAATTATATTTGACGGTGGCATCACTGGATAACCTTGTTTCCGGCGGGCGTTTATCAAAGACCGTTGGGTTAATTGGTGGCCTATTGAATATCCGGATCGGTGCCCATGTGGTTAACGGTGATATTCAAGTTGAAAATAAGGGGCGTGGCGCTAAATCAACGAAGGCCTACTTGGCTAAAGTGATTGAAAAAATGCACGCTGCCCCCAATGGCATTGAGCAAATTGGTTTGTCGCATGCGGGTATTCCTGACGCGGCACAGGCATTTGGCGAAATCTTGCGGACGGAGTTCCCGGATGCCCAAATTGCCATTAACCAAACATCGCCAACAATCTCAACACATACTGGGGTTGGCGCCTTTGGTTTGAGTTATTTAAAGAAGTAAGTCCGCAAAAGGCACCCCATGTCAATGTGAGGTGCCTTTATCAAATTACCGGCCAGTGCTCGGCAATTTGATAAGGGCAAGTCCATCACAAGGAGGGCTAGATGGGTAAATATTATTTCAAAATAGGGCTCATCTTGATGAGTTTGATGTTGACGATGCAAGGGTCACCCGCGTTGGCTGCTGAGAATATTCCCCGCGCTGACCGTAAAAAAACGGTTCGCATCGTGGCTGTCGGCGATTCATTGACTGAAGGGGTTGGGGATACCACTAATCAGCAAGGCTATACCAAGCGTATCGCGCGAAGTCTCAAGAAGCAGTTTAAGACGACAAAGTTTAAAACGGCCAACTATGGCAAGGCTGGTGATCGTTCTGACCAGATTTTACAGCGTGTGCAGCTGAATGCTGCTGCCGTCAAAGATATCAAACGGGCTGACGTCGTTCTATTGACAGTGGGTGGCAATGATCTGCAACAAACCTTATTTACGGCGATCTTTGCGCAATCAAAAAGCCAAATTAACCACAAGGTTGCCAAGAGTTTACCAACTTACTCAAATAAATTAACCAAATTAGTGAAATATATTCGTAAAAACAATGCTGATGCTAGCATTTTTATCTTTGGTAATTACAACCCCTTATATGTCTATTTTGCAAATCGAACTGATTTAAATATCGCAGTCAAGCAATATAATGCGGTCAATCTGGCCAAGGCAGCGCTTGAAACCAATATGTATTATGTCTCGACTTTCAAACGGTTAACCTATGGTCAATATCAGACGACTGCTGCGAGGGCGAAACTCGTCAAAGTAGCTAAATCAGCTAACCGTGGTTCAGTCAAAAATAAGCTGGTTGAAGAGGCCTTAACTGAGAAAGACCATGAAAAAAATGCCTACATTACCACATTGGATCACTATCATCCTAATGATAAGGGGTATGATGCCATGACGAAGTTGTTGAAAATAAAGATGGTGGCACATCAGGAAGGTTGGCTACAAAAGTAATGCAAAATTATAACAAGCTCGGTTTTTTACGCCCTTCGCGGGATCGCGTGCAAGGCATGATTGCTGGTATTGGTGGTACCTTAGTCGTCCTGGTGGTGCTTGCCACAACCCTGCTTTTTCTGCCAACTAATGGCCAGATCAATGAAGGCACCAAACAAAATATCGGCAAGGCGGCCTTCGTGGTCAGTGTCAACCGCACCCAACTTAATGCACTGGTCGACCAATACTTAAATTCAGATCCTAAGTTGAAGGATAAGCTTCGTTTAGAGATGGGCAAGCATGACATGATGGTATATGGTACCCAAAAGTTATTGGGTCAGTCGGTCGACTTTGGCATTCGTATGAAACCAGAGGTGACAAAACATGGTAGTATCACGCTCCACGCTGAATCGATTGCGGTGGGTCAGCTACCACTACCGGTCACATTTATCATGAGGGCCTTAAAGAATATGGCTAATTTACCCGTGTGGATGCAAGTGGATGCGCAGCAAAAAACGATTACCATCGATATGGGTAAGACACCAAAGATGCAGGGCGTGCAGTTTAAGGCTGTGAAAATTAACCCCGAGAAAAATCAATTTGTCTTTAAGGGAGGCTTTGAATAATGCGCCGTCCATTTTATCAATGGTTGATGACTCAACGTAATCCGGTGGCTGCCGATGAAATCCAAACTTTCGCGAATGCTGCCTTTTATGATCAAATTTTTCCCAAGCAAAGTGAAAACTTTCAGGAGATTTCAAGCTATTTAGAAGAAAATGCCAGCTATCTACAGA
This is a stretch of genomic DNA from Weissella soli. It encodes these proteins:
- a CDS encoding YpmS family protein, with translation MATKVMQNYNKLGFLRPSRDRVQGMIAGIGGTLVVLVVLATTLLFLPTNGQINEGTKQNIGKAAFVVSVNRTQLNALVDQYLNSDPKLKDKLRLEMGKHDMMVYGTQKLLGQSVDFGIRMKPEVTKHGSITLHAESIAVGQLPLPVTFIMRALKNMANLPVWMQVDAQQKTITIDMGKTPKMQGVQFKAVKINPEKNQFVFKGGFE
- a CDS encoding YozE family protein, which produces MRRPFYQWLMTQRNPVAADEIQTFANAAFYDQIFPKQSENFQEISSYLEENASYLQNMSVYDAAWEQYLRAED
- a CDS encoding GDSL-type esterase/lipase family protein, with protein sequence MGKYYFKIGLILMSLMLTMQGSPALAAENIPRADRKKTVRIVAVGDSLTEGVGDTTNQQGYTKRIARSLKKQFKTTKFKTANYGKAGDRSDQILQRVQLNAAAVKDIKRADVVLLTVGGNDLQQTLFTAIFAQSKSQINHKVAKSLPTYSNKLTKLVKYIRKNNADASIFIFGNYNPLYVYFANRTDLNIAVKQYNAVNLAKAALETNMYYVSTFKRLTYGQYQTTAARAKLVKVAKSANRGSVKNKLVEEALTEKDHEKNAYITTLDHYHPNDKGYDAMTKLLKIKMVAHQEGWLQK